In the genome of Epinephelus lanceolatus isolate andai-2023 chromosome 18, ASM4190304v1, whole genome shotgun sequence, one region contains:
- the LOC117268143 gene encoding uncharacterized protein LOC117268143, translated as MEPAYRGLGRCVCCFWLAVAFDIVGLVVLLIGVFVNIFFYDLLIYAGAIVIFLSLIWWVFWYSGNIEVPPAELEDDVGLLKKDKGALGGISGAVRRLSSRVSSGIRNSFRRNGGPSSSHTDRTHRSAGGPPRAPQAEQVAVAMATLTPREDTPHTAVPSVAGCDVEMPHTTTETSPT; from the coding sequence ATGGAGCCAGCGTACCGGGGTCTGGGCCGCTGTGTGTGCTGCTTCTGGCTCGCAGTAGCCTTTGACATTGTGGGACTGGTTGTGCTGCTCATCGGGGTGTTTGTGAACATATTTTTCTATGACCTGCTCATCTATGCGGGAGCCATCGTCATCTTCCTCAGCCTCATCTGGTGGGTGTTCTGGTACTCTGGGAACATCGAGGTGCCCCCGGCGGAGCTCGAGGATGATGTCGGGTTACTGAAGAAGGACAAGGGCGCTCTGGGCGGCATCAGCGGCGCGGTGAGGCGTCTCTCCAGCCGAGTGTCCAGCGGCATCAGGAACTCGTTCCGGAGGAACGGAGGGCCGTCTAGCAGCCACACGGACCGTACGCACAGGTCCGCCGGAGGGCCTCCGCGGGCCCCGCAGGCGGAGCAGGtggctgttgccatggcaacgtTGACCCCACGGGAGGATACCCCGCACACGGCTGTCCCCTCAGTGGCGGGCTGTGACGTAGAAATGCCGCACACAACAACAGAGACTTCACCTACATAG